A stretch of the Haloplanus aerogenes genome encodes the following:
- a CDS encoding DUF5820 family protein gives MSFDDLPDGWTVWHEEAGGRAILAYRPDVFDTDAFPAACMPTIYLSPGSPRRRPGARRADGWTITLFLEPEIDARVETADTREAGVEAALDLAHAFAAGKIDYRAAYQIPREDYFDRLDELVGREA, from the coding sequence ATGAGCTTCGACGACCTGCCGGACGGGTGGACCGTCTGGCACGAGGAGGCCGGCGGGCGAGCGATCCTCGCCTATCGGCCGGACGTGTTCGACACGGACGCGTTTCCGGCCGCCTGCATGCCCACCATCTACCTCTCGCCCGGATCGCCGCGGCGCCGTCCCGGCGCGCGTCGGGCCGACGGCTGGACGATCACGCTCTTTCTCGAACCGGAGATCGACGCACGCGTCGAGACGGCGGACACCCGCGAGGCGGGCGTCGAGGCGGCGCTCGATCTCGCCCACGCGTTCGCCGCCGGGAAAATCGACTACCGCGCCGCCTACCAGATTCCCCGCGAGGACTACTTCGACCGTCTCGACGAACTCGTCGGTCGCGAGGCTTAA
- a CDS encoding PrkA family serine protein kinase has protein sequence MTKETLEDLSQHYKESVPADLREAKRFDWYLDEVYDDPRIARNAHQRVADMFDYYGTEYDEDAGVVEYLMASEDPLHDGENTFYGREVHESIHEFVNKVKSGARGLGPEKRIKLLLGPVGSGKSHFDWMVRRYFEDYTMSDEGRMYTFRWTNLCDIVRDQDPADDTVVSPMSQDPLVLLPQEQRDRVLERLNDELDAPYTVRNEQSLDPASEFYMDRLLAHYDDDLKAVLDNHVEIVRLVASENKRQCIETFEPKDKKNQDETELTGDVNYSKIAIYGESDPRAFDYSGAFCNANRGLFSGEELLKLQREFLYDFLHASQEQTIKPKNNPRIDIDQVIVGRTNMPEYRDKKGDEKMEAFNDRTKRIDFPYVLEYSEEAEIYRKMLRNADVPDMHIEPHAMEMAGLFGVLTRITEPNGENVTLVQKAKAYNGEIDEADDIDVKKLREEGEQNADIAEGMDGVSARFIGDEIAEAIMDATHRDRAYLSPLSVFTHFERNLENHGSIPEENVDRYHRYLELVREEYKERAIEDVRHALAYDVDEIQRQGEKYMDHVMAYIDDATVTDELTGREQEPDETFLRSVEEKLEIPSDRKDDFRQEVSNWVSRRAREGEGFDPQDNDRLRRALERKLWEDKKHNINFSALVSANELDDDERSAWVDALIEQGYSREGAQEVLEFAGAEVAKSELEG, from the coding sequence ATGACGAAGGAAACCCTCGAAGACCTCAGCCAGCATTACAAGGAATCGGTTCCGGCGGACCTCCGCGAAGCGAAGCGCTTCGACTGGTATCTGGACGAGGTGTACGACGATCCGCGGATCGCCCGCAACGCTCACCAGCGCGTCGCCGACATGTTCGACTACTACGGGACGGAGTACGACGAAGATGCCGGCGTCGTCGAGTACCTCATGGCCTCGGAAGATCCCTTACACGACGGGGAGAACACCTTCTACGGTCGCGAGGTCCACGAGTCGATCCACGAATTCGTCAACAAGGTGAAAAGCGGTGCCCGGGGACTCGGCCCGGAGAAACGTATCAAACTGCTGCTCGGTCCCGTCGGGTCCGGTAAGTCACACTTCGACTGGATGGTCCGGCGGTACTTCGAGGATTACACCATGAGCGACGAGGGCCGGATGTACACCTTCCGGTGGACCAACCTCTGTGACATCGTCCGCGATCAGGACCCCGCGGACGACACCGTCGTCTCCCCGATGAGTCAGGACCCGCTCGTTCTCCTCCCGCAGGAACAGCGCGACCGGGTGCTCGAACGGTTGAACGACGAACTCGACGCGCCCTACACCGTCCGCAACGAGCAGTCGCTCGACCCCGCCAGCGAGTTCTACATGGATCGCCTGCTGGCCCACTACGACGACGACCTGAAAGCCGTCCTCGACAACCACGTCGAAATCGTCCGTCTCGTCGCGAGCGAGAACAAGCGCCAGTGCATCGAGACGTTCGAGCCCAAGGACAAGAAGAATCAGGACGAGACGGAACTGACCGGCGACGTCAACTACTCCAAAATCGCCATCTACGGCGAGTCGGACCCCCGGGCGTTCGACTACTCCGGCGCCTTCTGTAACGCCAACCGCGGCCTGTTCAGCGGCGAGGAACTGCTGAAACTCCAGCGGGAGTTCCTCTACGACTTCCTGCACGCCTCGCAGGAACAGACGATCAAGCCGAAGAACAACCCTCGCATCGACATCGATCAGGTGATCGTCGGCCGTACCAACATGCCCGAATACCGGGACAAGAAGGGCGACGAGAAGATGGAGGCGTTCAACGACCGGACGAAACGGATCGACTTCCCGTACGTCCTCGAATACTCGGAGGAGGCGGAAATCTACCGGAAGATGCTCCGGAACGCGGACGTGCCGGACATGCACATCGAACCGCACGCGATGGAGATGGCGGGGCTGTTCGGCGTGCTCACCCGCATCACGGAGCCCAACGGCGAGAACGTCACGCTCGTCCAGAAGGCCAAGGCCTACAACGGCGAGATAGACGAGGCCGACGATATCGACGTGAAGAAGTTACGGGAGGAGGGGGAGCAGAACGCCGACATCGCGGAGGGGATGGACGGCGTCTCTGCCCGGTTCATCGGCGACGAGATTGCGGAGGCGATCATGGACGCCACCCACCGCGACCGCGCCTACCTCTCGCCGCTCTCGGTGTTCACCCACTTCGAGCGCAACCTCGAGAATCACGGCTCCATCCCCGAGGAGAACGTCGACCGCTACCACCGCTACCTCGAACTCGTGCGCGAGGAGTACAAGGAACGCGCCATCGAGGACGTGCGCCACGCCCTCGCCTACGACGTGGACGAGATCCAGCGGCAGGGCGAGAAGTACATGGACCACGTGATGGCGTACATCGACGACGCGACGGTGACGGACGAACTCACCGGACGGGAGCAGGAACCGGACGAGACGTTCCTGCGCTCGGTCGAGGAGAAGTTGGAGATTCCGAGCGACCGGAAAGACGACTTCCGGCAGGAAGTGTCGAACTGGGTCAGCCGCCGCGCCCGCGAGGGTGAAGGGTTCGACCCGCAGGACAACGACCGCCTGCGCCGCGCCCTCGAACGCAAACTGTGGGAGGACAAGAAACACAACATCAACTTCTCCGCGCTGGTGTCGGCGAACGAACTCGACGACGACGAGCGGAGCGCGTGGGTCGACGCGTTGATCGAACAGGGCTACTCCCGCGAGGGCGCCCAGGAGGTCCTCGAGTTCGCCGGGGCGGAGGTCGCCAAGAGCGAACTGGAAGGATGA
- a CDS encoding UPF0179 family protein: MSEVTLIGTRLAEVGREFVFRGESSACEGCPYRGQCLNLSPGTRYRITDVRENAQTLDCAVHDSGVRAVEVEPAPIPANVPSKVAYAGSKAKLAGTCPYTDCPSHAYCVPDGVDFDAEYRIDEVLGDPPHDYCMLDRDLTLVELAPRDDSS, from the coding sequence ATGTCCGAGGTCACGCTTATCGGGACGCGCCTCGCCGAAGTCGGTCGCGAGTTCGTCTTCCGGGGCGAATCCAGCGCGTGCGAGGGCTGTCCGTATCGCGGCCAGTGTCTCAATCTCTCACCAGGGACCCGCTACCGGATCACGGACGTGCGCGAGAACGCCCAGACGCTCGACTGTGCCGTCCACGACAGCGGCGTCCGCGCCGTCGAGGTCGAACCCGCGCCCATCCCCGCGAACGTTCCATCCAAGGTGGCGTACGCCGGGAGCAAGGCGAAACTCGCCGGCACGTGTCCGTACACCGACTGTCCGAGTCACGCCTACTGCGTCCCCGACGGCGTCGACTTCGACGCCGAGTACCGCATCGACGAGGTCCTCGGCGACCCGCCCCACGACTACTGTATGCTCGACCGTGACCTCACGCTGGTCGAACTCGCGCCGCGCGACGACTCCTCCTGA
- a CDS encoding DUF309 domain-containing protein, translating into MDDHTRDYTVGPPTSGDPTGWQADRGESNGWEHGTLRRAVVHGVRLYNAGAFHESHDCFEDEWYNYGSGSTESAFLHGMVQVAAGAYKHFDFENDDGMRSLFETALQYLHGVPDDYYGVDLVDVRTTLRESLDDPTALHGWAISLDGDRHEATDADFRYAERLD; encoded by the coding sequence ATGGACGACCACACCCGCGATTACACCGTCGGGCCGCCCACGTCCGGCGATCCGACCGGGTGGCAGGCCGACCGCGGCGAGTCCAACGGGTGGGAACACGGCACGCTCCGGCGGGCGGTGGTCCACGGCGTCCGCCTCTACAACGCGGGCGCATTCCACGAATCACACGACTGCTTCGAGGACGAGTGGTACAACTACGGGAGCGGGTCGACCGAGAGCGCCTTCCTCCACGGGATGGTGCAGGTCGCCGCCGGCGCGTACAAGCACTTCGACTTCGAGAACGACGACGGCATGCGCTCGCTGTTCGAGACGGCGCTCCAGTATCTCCACGGCGTCCCCGACGACTACTACGGGGTCGACCTCGTCGACGTGCGCACGACGCTCCGCGAGTCGCTCGACGATCCGACGGCGCTGCACGGCTGGGCCATCTCGCTCGACGGCGACCGCCACGAGGCCACCGACGCCGACTTTCGCTACGCCGAGCGACTCGACTGA
- a CDS encoding PrkA family serine protein kinase encodes MTDYIRAGDEELSGAYEEPMSLEAYVERALERPSIASHAPKYLLEAIESMGTRTVVEEGEKRERYRFFDDPANGGEHAILGNTDVLNGFVDDLRTIAADRGKREKIIWFDGPTATGKSELKRCLINGLREYSKTEAGRRYTVEWNVASATEDRGLSYGDEIDREDDWYESPVQSHPLSVFPEGVRSAILDDLNQGDHVPTRVEASLDPFCREAYDVLEERYRRNGGTNLFSSITDPRHLRVKNYVVDVGRGIGILHSEDDGTPKERLVGSWMPGMLRELDSRGRKNPQAFSYDGVLSQGNGLLTIVEDAAQHADLLRKLLNVPDEGRVKLDKGIGMDIDTQLLIISNPDLDVELDKYADRNGRDPLKALKRRLDKHEFGYLTNLSLEAELIRRELTSETAVWEAEGYADLEARVREGLTLSMRDGRGGAVDRELAPHTVEAAALYSVVTRLDGEDTPGNHGLVEKALLFDQGYLQEGDERVEADEFDFDGDDGSHGIPVTYTRDVIADLLQTDADRQHPDLPVERVVMPDDVLDAMADGLTEAPVFSRAEAAEYENRLAIVKSHIYDRQEADVLDALLAEKGVDEETVAEYVEHVFAWANEDQIDTDRGPVDPDPLLMKVFETEHLGRFGEDAYSGADPAERVEEFRREKVITAINRYAWENRDEDFAIENVDVSDIPVIRAVLDAHDWGDVKRLFEGFDPAQWTDPPSDTETERRKERTLDHLQTQGYSPASAELTSRKVMREVSYRWD; translated from the coding sequence ATGACGGATTACATCCGCGCCGGCGACGAGGAACTCTCCGGCGCGTACGAGGAGCCGATGAGTCTGGAGGCGTACGTCGAACGGGCGCTCGAACGCCCCTCGATCGCCTCCCACGCCCCGAAGTACCTGCTCGAAGCCATCGAGTCGATGGGGACGCGGACGGTCGTCGAGGAGGGCGAGAAGCGGGAGCGCTACCGCTTCTTCGACGACCCTGCCAACGGCGGCGAACACGCCATCCTCGGCAACACGGACGTGTTGAACGGCTTCGTCGACGACCTCCGGACCATCGCCGCGGACCGGGGCAAACGGGAGAAGATCATCTGGTTCGACGGGCCGACGGCGACGGGCAAGTCGGAGCTCAAACGGTGTCTCATCAACGGCCTCCGAGAGTACTCGAAGACCGAAGCGGGCCGGCGCTACACGGTCGAGTGGAACGTCGCCAGCGCGACCGAAGACCGCGGGCTGAGCTACGGCGACGAGATCGACCGCGAAGACGACTGGTACGAGAGTCCGGTCCAGTCACATCCGCTCTCGGTGTTCCCCGAGGGCGTCCGGTCGGCCATCCTCGACGACCTCAATCAGGGCGACCACGTGCCGACGCGCGTGGAAGCCAGCCTCGATCCGTTCTGTCGGGAGGCGTACGACGTTCTCGAGGAGCGCTACCGACGGAACGGGGGGACGAACCTGTTCTCCTCCATTACCGATCCGCGCCACCTCCGGGTGAAAAACTACGTCGTCGACGTGGGGCGGGGCATCGGCATCCTCCACTCGGAGGACGACGGCACGCCCAAGGAGCGACTGGTCGGGTCGTGGATGCCGGGGATGCTCCGCGAACTCGATTCGCGGGGGCGAAAGAATCCGCAGGCGTTCTCCTACGACGGCGTCCTCTCGCAGGGCAACGGCCTGTTGACCATCGTCGAGGACGCGGCCCAGCACGCCGATTTGCTCCGCAAACTGCTGAACGTTCCCGACGAGGGGCGCGTGAAACTGGACAAGGGGATCGGGATGGATATCGACACCCAACTGCTCATCATCTCGAACCCCGACCTCGACGTGGAACTCGACAAGTACGCCGACCGCAACGGGCGCGACCCGCTGAAGGCGCTGAAGCGCCGCCTCGACAAACACGAGTTCGGCTACCTGACCAACCTCTCGCTGGAGGCGGAACTGATCCGCCGCGAACTGACGAGCGAGACGGCCGTCTGGGAGGCCGAGGGCTACGCCGACCTCGAAGCACGGGTTCGCGAGGGGCTGACGCTGTCGATGCGTGACGGGCGCGGCGGCGCCGTCGACCGGGAACTCGCGCCCCACACCGTCGAGGCGGCGGCGCTGTACAGCGTCGTCACCCGCCTCGACGGCGAGGACACGCCGGGGAATCACGGCCTCGTCGAGAAGGCGCTCCTGTTCGATCAGGGCTACTTACAGGAGGGCGACGAACGCGTCGAGGCCGACGAGTTCGACTTCGACGGCGACGACGGCAGCCACGGCATCCCCGTCACCTACACCCGGGACGTGATCGCCGACCTGCTCCAGACCGACGCCGACCGCCAGCATCCCGACCTGCCGGTCGAACGGGTCGTCATGCCCGACGACGTACTCGACGCGATGGCCGACGGACTCACCGAGGCGCCCGTCTTCTCGCGCGCCGAGGCCGCGGAGTACGAGAACCGCCTCGCCATCGTCAAGAGCCACATCTACGACCGGCAGGAGGCGGACGTCCTCGACGCCCTACTGGCCGAGAAGGGCGTCGACGAGGAGACCGTCGCGGAGTACGTCGAACACGTCTTCGCGTGGGCGAACGAGGATCAGATCGACACCGACCGCGGCCCCGTCGATCCCGACCCCCTGCTGATGAAGGTGTTCGAGACGGAGCATCTGGGTCGGTTCGGCGAGGACGCTTACAGCGGGGCCGACCCCGCCGAACGCGTCGAAGAGTTCCGCCGCGAGAAGGTCATCACGGCGATCAACCGCTACGCGTGGGAGAACCGTGACGAGGATTTCGCCATCGAGAACGTCGACGTGAGCGACATTCCGGTCATCCGGGCCGTCCTCGACGCCCACGACTGGGGCGACGTGAAGCGGCTGTTCGAGGGGTTCGACCCCGCCCAGTGGACGGACCCGCCCTCCGATACGGAGACCGAGCGCCGCAAGGAGCGGACGCTCGACCACCTGCAGACGCAGGGCTACTCGCCGGCGTCCGCCGAACTGACGAGCCGGAAAGTGATGCGGGAGGTGAGCTACCGATGGGACTGA
- a CDS encoding M14 family metallopeptidase produces MRIREFGDDPEVAVVAGIHGDEPCGPDAVETLLDDPPTFQHPVKFVIANEEALERGVRYLDDDLNRAFPGDAEAESHERRLAQRLLAELDGCTTLALHSTQSYASPFALVDTVDPTTADICARLPIDAVVETAVYAGGRLIDYPGVFEVECGLQWSETAAENARELVRAFLAATGVLPAADEPEAADAPVFRLTGRVSKAPADDYEVFVENFERVEAGVPFASADGVEHVAEEPFYPILMSAEGYEGVFGYAGERVGRLADFETDQEESSRGASSTSVRSRSSIQ; encoded by the coding sequence ATGAGAATTCGCGAGTTCGGCGACGACCCCGAGGTGGCGGTCGTCGCGGGGATCCACGGGGACGAGCCCTGTGGGCCCGACGCGGTCGAGACGTTGCTCGACGATCCACCCACCTTCCAGCACCCGGTGAAGTTCGTTATCGCCAACGAGGAAGCGCTCGAACGCGGCGTCCGATATCTGGACGACGACCTCAATCGCGCGTTCCCCGGCGACGCCGAGGCGGAGAGTCACGAACGGCGACTGGCCCAGCGGTTGCTGGCCGAACTCGACGGCTGTACGACGCTGGCGCTCCACTCGACGCAGTCGTACGCGTCCCCGTTCGCGCTCGTCGACACCGTCGACCCCACGACGGCGGATATCTGTGCGCGGCTACCGATCGACGCCGTCGTCGAGACGGCGGTGTACGCCGGCGGGCGACTGATCGACTACCCCGGCGTATTCGAGGTGGAGTGTGGGCTCCAGTGGTCGGAGACGGCGGCGGAGAACGCGCGGGAACTCGTGCGGGCGTTCCTCGCGGCGACGGGCGTCTTGCCCGCGGCCGACGAACCCGAAGCGGCCGACGCACCCGTCTTCCGTCTCACCGGTCGGGTGTCGAAGGCGCCAGCAGACGACTACGAGGTGTTCGTCGAGAACTTCGAACGCGTCGAAGCTGGCGTTCCCTTCGCCTCGGCGGACGGCGTAGAGCACGTGGCCGAAGAGCCCTTCTATCCCATTCTGATGTCGGCTGAGGGCTACGAGGGCGTGTTTGGATACGCGGGCGAGCGCGTGGGTCGGCTGGCGGACTTCGAGACCGATCAGGAGGAGTCGTCGCGCGGCGCGAGTTCGACCAGCGTGAGGTCACGGTCGAGCATACAGTAG
- a CDS encoding sodium-dependent transporter — protein MASDRWSSRLGFLLATTGAAVGLGNIWRFSAVLGANGGGAYLVPYLLAAFSLAVPMLVLELAVGRTLRSDVVSAFRSVDTAYTALGWLVVGGVLLILSYYLVLTGWVFGFLLSWLGGSGTTFATFTEGWLPVGYFVVATVVTGAVVARGVRGGIERMSKIVMPTVFVLLVALAGYAVTFSGWGRAVEFLFTPDLSVLTDPALWSAAFGQVFFSLSVGQGIMLTYGSYTDEETDLLRSSLVITVSDISAALLAGLVIFPIVFSFGLQPTLGTELAFTTLPTAFASMGFGRVVAVAFFGLLFFAALSSSVSLLEVGVAAATNTTRLGRTRATYLLTAGVFLVGVPSALSYSPLDLTVVGTPVLDLVDESVGTYALPLSAICIALVFGWAADLAPVRAELGRLYPVVRYVVPPVLALVTAAKAAGVARPAWRLLLDGGRDGALALVATGVVLIVLGALGWLLRTRLPYPRRRRR, from the coding sequence ATGGCTTCCGACCGATGGTCGTCGCGGCTCGGCTTCCTGCTGGCGACGACTGGCGCCGCGGTGGGACTGGGCAACATCTGGCGATTTTCGGCGGTCCTCGGCGCGAACGGCGGCGGCGCGTATCTCGTCCCCTACCTGCTCGCGGCCTTTAGTCTCGCCGTCCCGATGCTCGTCCTCGAACTGGCGGTGGGGCGGACGCTCCGCTCGGACGTGGTCTCCGCGTTCCGGAGCGTCGACACGGCGTACACGGCACTCGGCTGGCTGGTCGTGGGCGGCGTGTTGCTCATCCTGAGCTACTACCTCGTCCTCACGGGCTGGGTGTTCGGCTTCCTCCTCTCGTGGCTCGGCGGGTCGGGGACGACGTTCGCCACCTTCACCGAAGGGTGGTTGCCCGTCGGCTACTTCGTCGTCGCGACGGTCGTCACGGGCGCCGTCGTCGCCAGGGGCGTTCGGGGCGGCATCGAGCGGATGTCGAAAATCGTGATGCCGACGGTGTTCGTCCTCCTCGTCGCGCTCGCCGGCTACGCCGTCACCTTCTCGGGATGGGGCCGGGCGGTCGAGTTCCTGTTCACGCCCGACCTCTCGGTGCTCACCGATCCCGCGCTCTGGAGCGCCGCCTTCGGACAGGTGTTCTTCTCGCTCTCGGTCGGGCAGGGCATCATGCTGACCTACGGGAGCTACACCGACGAGGAGACGGACCTGCTCCGCTCGTCGCTCGTGATCACCGTCTCCGACATCTCGGCGGCGCTCCTCGCAGGCCTCGTCATCTTCCCCATCGTGTTCAGTTTCGGCCTCCAGCCGACGCTCGGGACGGAACTCGCCTTCACTACCCTTCCGACGGCCTTCGCCTCGATGGGCTTCGGTCGGGTCGTCGCCGTCGCCTTCTTCGGCCTCCTCTTTTTCGCGGCGCTGAGTTCGTCCGTCTCGCTGCTGGAGGTGGGCGTCGCCGCCGCGACGAACACGACGCGACTCGGGCGGACGCGGGCGACGTACCTCCTGACGGCCGGCGTCTTTCTGGTCGGGGTCCCCTCGGCGTTGAGCTACAGCCCCCTCGACCTCACCGTCGTCGGCACGCCCGTCCTCGACCTCGTCGACGAGTCCGTGGGAACGTACGCCCTCCCGCTCTCGGCCATCTGCATCGCACTCGTGTTCGGCTGGGCCGCCGACCTCGCTCCCGTGCGTGCGGAACTGGGCCGCCTCTATCCCGTCGTCCGGTACGTCGTCCCGCCGGTACTCGCGCTGGTGACGGCGGCGAAGGCCGCTGGCGTCGCCCGTCCGGCGTGGCGACTCCTGCTCGACGGCGGGCGCGACGGTGCGCTGGCCCTCGTGGCGACGGGCGTCGTATTGATCGTCCTCGGCGCACTCGGCTGGCTGTTGCGCACCCGACTTCCGTACCCGCGGCGGCGCCGACGGTAA